From Marinoscillum sp. 108, a single genomic window includes:
- a CDS encoding T9SS type A sorting domain-containing protein, whose amino-acid sequence MFEESRKIFIAFMLSVIAYTAGATHIAGGYISIKKVEGTTVTFSVCGFSDAASSVHFGSGVLSFGDGAVNSAEVVVNRKPISDHHDLVAFEVSHTYAAPGAYKVSYVENHRTEGVMNVNNSGNESFYIETTFLIDPFFQNSFPVFDASHLLLAANAGRFAQALQVNDADGDLLVFSLVTPKKGRDMPVSGYHFAGAAMDPFTGNMSWDVGDHPSGHEPLYTFAIQVEEMREQEGSWFTLSQTILDFNAEVIASSLDHPTLEGVLSVCDAEEFYLKVQQVDQCSLQVELPFYQLLDGSTSASLNDLSIHKDTIFYFDLIPSTKSYDYGHIRVHSEGYVQSRNVFYSQDCESFTAIRSVVTGAPPHSEDISVYPNPSDGDFKINDRSGNLSYYKIITLSGKQIYAEMVQNPLVSLSHQGNLQPGTYIIQFFDGFDRLIGVKKLLIVE is encoded by the coding sequence ATGTTTGAAGAATCAAGAAAAATATTTATTGCTTTCATGCTGTCTGTGATAGCGTATACGGCAGGTGCTACGCACATTGCTGGTGGGTACATCAGTATCAAAAAGGTGGAAGGTACTACTGTCACATTCAGTGTCTGTGGTTTTAGTGACGCAGCTTCCTCTGTCCACTTTGGGAGCGGAGTTTTGTCTTTCGGTGACGGAGCAGTCAATAGTGCGGAGGTGGTAGTGAACCGCAAGCCGATATCAGATCATCATGATTTGGTTGCCTTTGAGGTGTCACATACCTACGCTGCTCCCGGAGCGTACAAGGTGAGTTATGTGGAGAACCACCGGACTGAAGGAGTCATGAATGTCAATAACTCTGGCAATGAAAGTTTTTATATAGAGACTACTTTTTTGATCGATCCGTTTTTTCAAAACTCTTTTCCGGTGTTTGATGCATCGCATTTATTGCTAGCTGCCAACGCGGGTAGGTTTGCTCAGGCCTTACAAGTGAATGATGCAGATGGGGATTTGCTGGTCTTTAGTTTGGTTACACCGAAGAAAGGGAGGGATATGCCAGTATCCGGCTATCATTTTGCAGGAGCTGCAATGGACCCTTTTACCGGTAATATGTCATGGGATGTAGGGGATCATCCCTCTGGACATGAGCCACTTTATACTTTTGCCATCCAGGTGGAGGAGATGAGAGAGCAGGAGGGAAGTTGGTTTACACTGAGTCAGACGATTTTGGATTTTAATGCTGAAGTCATCGCTTCTTCACTGGATCACCCAACTTTAGAAGGCGTGCTTTCAGTGTGTGATGCGGAGGAGTTTTACCTGAAGGTGCAGCAGGTAGACCAGTGCTCTTTACAAGTGGAGCTGCCTTTTTATCAGTTGTTGGATGGGAGTACTTCTGCTTCCCTGAATGACCTATCTATTCATAAAGACACCATTTTTTATTTTGATCTGATTCCATCCACAAAAAGCTACGATTATGGGCATATCAGGGTCCACTCCGAGGGTTATGTCCAGAGTAGGAATGTTTTTTACAGTCAGGATTGTGAATCATTTACAGCGATCAGAAGTGTGGTGACTGGTGCTCCACCCCATTCGGAAGATATTTCTGTGTATCCCAATCCGTCGGATGGAGATTTTAAAATAAACGATAGATCAGGCAACCTTTCCTATTATAAAATCATTACCCTATCGGGCAAACAGATTTATGCAGAAATGGTCCAAAATCCTTTAGTATCTTTAAGCCATCAAGGTAATTTGCAGCCTGGAACTTATATTATCCAATTTTTCGATGGTTTTGATCGTTTGATTGGGGTGAAAAAGTTGCTAATTGTTGAATGA
- a CDS encoding succinate dehydrogenase cytochrome b subunit, producing MSWFSNTFSSTIGRKFAMALSAIFLVLFLLMHLTTNMLSVISADAFNEASHFMGTNPVVQFLLQPVLIFAVVFHFVMGFVLEAKNRASRPMKYAKKDTGNATWMSQNMIYSGLVILAFLALHFIDFWIPEINYKYVAQLPEVTDRYYGEMVHKFQNPLRVGAYVISFVLLALHLLHGFQSSLQSMGINNKFTPAIKKFTQAYAIVIPIGFVLIALYHFINH from the coding sequence ATGAGTTGGTTTTCCAATACCTTTTCGAGTACCATAGGCAGAAAGTTTGCTATGGCCCTTTCGGCAATATTCCTGGTCTTATTCCTGCTAATGCACCTGACGACCAACATGCTTTCGGTGATCAGTGCAGATGCCTTTAATGAGGCCTCCCATTTCATGGGTACCAATCCGGTGGTGCAATTTCTGCTTCAGCCGGTATTGATCTTTGCTGTTGTGTTTCACTTTGTGATGGGGTTTGTGCTGGAAGCAAAAAACAGAGCATCTCGCCCCATGAAGTATGCTAAAAAAGACACTGGAAATGCGACATGGATGTCTCAAAACATGATCTACAGTGGGCTGGTAATACTGGCTTTTCTGGCTCTCCATTTCATCGATTTCTGGATTCCGGAGATCAATTACAAATATGTGGCTCAGTTGCCTGAAGTAACCGACCGCTACTATGGCGAAATGGTACACAAGTTTCAGAATCCACTAAGAGTCGGTGCCTATGTGATTTCCTTTGTGCTGTTAGCCCTTCACTTGCTGCATGGTTTTCAGTCATCGCTTCAGTCCATGGGGATCAACAACAAGTTTACCCCGGCCATCAAAAAATTCACTCAGGCTTATGCCATCGTTATCCCAATAGGATTCGTTTTGATCGCTCTTTATCACTTTATCAATCACTAA
- a CDS encoding fumarate reductase/succinate dehydrogenase flavoprotein subunit, producing the protein MQIGSNFPSQLPEGPLADKWTNYKNHINLVNPANKRLIDVIVVGSGLAGGSASATLAELGYNVKTFCFQDSPRRAHSIAAQGGINAAKNYQGDGDSTYRLFYDTVKGGDYRSREANVYRLAEVSANIIDQCVAQGVPFARDYGGLLDNRSFGGVLVSRTFYAKGQTGQQLLLGAYSAMNRQIARGKIKMYNRHEMLELVMVDGKARGIIARDLVTGEIERHSAHAVVIASGGYGNVFFLSTNAMGSNVSATWKIHKKGAWFANPCYTQIHPTCIPVSGDHQSKLTLMSESLRNDGRIWVPKKKEDVEAIRAGKLKAKDLPEEDRDYYLERRYPAFGNLVPRDVASRAAKERCDAGFGVNATGEAVYLDFAAAIERYGKEQAHLKGLDENDKKVVTDLGKEVIKSKYGNLFQMYEKIVDDNPYEMPMMIYPAVHYTMGGTWVDYNLMSTIPGCYVIGEANFSDHGANRLGASALMQGLADGYFVLPYTIGDYLSNDIRTGKIPTDTPEFDEAEKSVRDQLERLINNKGTKSVDYFHKKLGKVMWDKVGMARNAQGLKEAMVEIKEIREAFWKDVKIPGTLNEYNEELAKAGRVADFLELGELFAKDALHREESCGGHFREEHQTPEGEAKRNPEFQYAAAWEYKGEPGDAVLHKEELKYENIEVKERSYK; encoded by the coding sequence ATGCAAATAGGTTCTAATTTTCCCTCTCAACTACCAGAAGGCCCACTTGCAGATAAGTGGACAAATTATAAAAATCATATCAACCTGGTTAACCCCGCCAACAAACGCCTTATCGACGTTATCGTTGTTGGAAGCGGACTGGCAGGAGGTTCAGCCTCAGCCACCCTTGCAGAGCTTGGGTATAACGTAAAGACATTTTGCTTTCAGGATTCCCCCAGAAGGGCTCACTCCATTGCAGCTCAGGGTGGTATCAACGCAGCTAAGAATTACCAGGGTGATGGTGACTCTACCTACAGATTATTTTACGATACTGTAAAGGGTGGAGATTACCGCTCTCGTGAGGCCAACGTTTACAGACTGGCCGAAGTTTCTGCCAATATCATTGACCAATGTGTAGCTCAGGGAGTACCCTTTGCCCGTGATTATGGTGGGCTACTGGATAACCGATCATTTGGAGGAGTACTGGTGTCGAGAACATTCTATGCGAAAGGTCAGACGGGTCAGCAGCTCCTACTGGGTGCATACTCGGCCATGAACAGGCAGATAGCCCGTGGGAAAATAAAGATGTACAACCGCCATGAGATGCTGGAACTGGTCATGGTAGACGGAAAAGCACGGGGTATCATTGCCCGTGATCTGGTAACAGGTGAAATAGAAAGGCACTCTGCTCACGCTGTAGTGATTGCTTCCGGTGGATATGGTAACGTATTTTTCCTCTCCACCAACGCCATGGGCAGCAACGTGTCAGCCACCTGGAAAATTCACAAGAAAGGTGCCTGGTTTGCTAACCCATGTTATACCCAAATTCACCCTACCTGTATCCCGGTATCCGGTGATCACCAATCCAAACTGACCCTCATGTCTGAATCATTGAGGAATGACGGCAGAATATGGGTACCCAAAAAGAAAGAAGATGTAGAAGCCATTCGGGCCGGAAAGCTGAAAGCTAAAGACCTGCCTGAGGAAGACCGGGACTATTATCTGGAAAGAAGATATCCCGCCTTTGGTAACCTCGTGCCTCGTGATGTGGCCTCAAGAGCTGCCAAAGAAAGGTGTGATGCCGGATTTGGCGTGAATGCCACCGGAGAAGCCGTATACCTGGACTTTGCTGCAGCCATAGAGCGGTATGGCAAAGAGCAGGCTCACCTGAAAGGACTCGATGAAAATGACAAAAAAGTGGTGACCGACCTGGGCAAGGAAGTGATCAAGTCTAAGTACGGCAATCTTTTCCAGATGTATGAGAAGATCGTAGATGACAATCCATACGAGATGCCCATGATGATCTACCCAGCGGTGCACTACACCATGGGTGGTACCTGGGTGGATTACAACCTGATGTCCACCATCCCGGGCTGTTATGTGATAGGTGAGGCCAACTTCTCAGATCACGGAGCAAACAGACTGGGAGCTTCAGCTCTGATGCAGGGGCTTGCTGATGGATATTTCGTATTGCCCTATACCATAGGAGACTACTTGTCCAATGACATCAGAACAGGGAAAATCCCAACAGATACCCCTGAGTTTGACGAAGCAGAGAAAAGCGTACGGGATCAGTTGGAGAGGCTCATCAACAACAAGGGTACTAAATCAGTCGATTACTTCCACAAGAAGCTGGGCAAAGTAATGTGGGACAAAGTAGGTATGGCCAGAAATGCTCAGGGGTTGAAAGAGGCGATGGTTGAAATCAAAGAAATCCGGGAAGCCTTCTGGAAGGATGTGAAAATCCCGGGTACGCTCAACGAATACAATGAAGAGTTGGCCAAAGCCGGACGAGTAGCTGATTTCCTTGAATTGGGTGAATTGTTTGCCAAAGACGCCTTACACCGTGAGGAATCTTGTGGTGGGCACTTCAGAGAAGAACACCAAACTCCAGAGGGAGAGGCTAAAAGAAACCCTGAATTTCAATATGCTGCTGCCTGGGAATATAAAGGCGAACCCGGAGATGCTGTCCTTCACAAAGAAGAGTTGAAATACGAAAACATCGAAGTAAAAGAAAGAAGTTACAAGTAA
- a CDS encoding succinate dehydrogenase/fumarate reductase iron-sulfur subunit, whose translation MDLKLKIWRQKNAGDKGKIVNYDIKDVSPDMSFLEMLDVLNDELIGKGDDPVAFDHDCREGICGACSLQINGKPHGPDSAITTCQLHMRKFKDGDTVYIEPFRAKAFPVIKDLIVDRSSFDRIQHAGGYISVNTSGNTQDANSIPINKEDADNAFDAATCIGCGACVAACKNASAMLFVSAKVSQFALLPQGQVERKMRAEKMVAQMDEEGFGACTNTGACAAECPKEISLTNIARLNREFLSSSFT comes from the coding sequence ATGGACCTTAAACTAAAAATTTGGCGTCAGAAAAACGCCGGCGATAAAGGGAAGATTGTCAACTATGACATCAAGGATGTGTCCCCTGATATGTCATTCCTGGAAATGCTTGATGTTCTCAACGATGAGCTTATCGGCAAGGGAGACGATCCCGTAGCCTTCGATCATGATTGCAGGGAAGGCATCTGTGGTGCTTGCTCTCTTCAGATCAACGGAAAACCGCATGGTCCGGACTCAGCCATCACCACCTGCCAGCTCCACATGAGAAAATTCAAAGATGGAGACACCGTGTACATCGAACCATTCAGAGCCAAGGCTTTCCCGGTGATCAAGGATTTGATCGTGGACAGAAGCTCTTTTGACAGAATACAGCATGCTGGTGGGTATATTTCGGTGAACACCTCGGGAAACACTCAGGATGCCAATTCGATTCCGATCAATAAGGAAGATGCTGACAATGCATTTGATGCAGCTACTTGTATCGGCTGTGGTGCCTGTGTAGCAGCATGCAAAAACGCATCTGCGATGCTCTTTGTCTCTGCCAAAGTCTCCCAATTTGCCCTGCTGCCTCAGGGACAGGTGGAGCGTAAGATGAGGGCTGAGAAAATGGTGGCACAAATGGATGAAGAAGGCTTCGGCGCTTGTACCAATACTGGTGCATGTGCGGCAGAATGCCCCAAGGAAATTAGCCTGACCAACATAGCCAGGCTGAACCGGGAGTTTCTCTCCTCCAGTTTCACCTAA
- a CDS encoding MATE family efflux transporter yields the protein MSGAISKFLRIFKLFIAALKGTESEFTSGSINRAIFLLSIPMIAEMVMESLFAVADVFFVSRVSVNAVATVGLTESVLMIIYSVAIGLSMATTAIVARRVGEKKFKKASDAGFQSIFLAVIIGALLGGVGYIFAEDILVLMGGKPDLIAEGLGFTQIMLAGNLSIFLLFLNNAIFRGAGDAAIAMRALWLANGLNLILDPLLIFGWGPVPAYGVEGAAIATTLGRSIGVLYQVYHLMNRRGIIKIGWANVVIRFKTVVELLKISLGGMGQFLIESASWIFLVKVMSLFGAEALAGYTIAFRVIVFTILPSWGMSNAAATLVGQNLGASAPDRAEESVWKTAFYNMIFLGLVSVVFYLAAEPIIGIFTVQPGVVKIAVSALQIICFGYVFFAYGMVISQAFNGAGDTRTPLIVNFFVFWVIQIPLAYWLSVYLDWQANGVFFTIAFCHSLQAVISILLFRRGKWKTMMV from the coding sequence ATGTCTGGAGCTATCAGTAAATTTCTGAGAATATTCAAATTATTTATCGCTGCCTTAAAGGGAACAGAAAGTGAATTCACCTCTGGCAGTATTAACAGAGCCATTTTTTTATTGTCAATACCCATGATTGCAGAGATGGTCATGGAATCTCTCTTTGCAGTAGCGGATGTTTTTTTCGTGTCGCGGGTGAGTGTCAATGCCGTGGCAACAGTGGGACTCACCGAGTCTGTACTGATGATCATCTATTCTGTGGCCATCGGATTGAGCATGGCTACCACGGCCATTGTGGCACGCCGGGTCGGCGAAAAGAAGTTCAAAAAAGCGAGTGATGCCGGATTTCAATCTATTTTTCTGGCGGTCATCATTGGTGCCCTTTTAGGGGGTGTAGGATATATCTTCGCTGAAGACATCCTGGTCCTAATGGGAGGGAAGCCAGATCTGATCGCTGAGGGATTGGGTTTTACCCAGATTATGCTGGCAGGTAACCTGAGTATCTTCTTGCTTTTTTTGAATAACGCCATATTTCGTGGCGCTGGGGATGCTGCCATTGCTATGAGGGCACTGTGGCTGGCCAATGGGCTCAATTTGATCCTGGATCCGCTGTTGATTTTCGGATGGGGACCCGTGCCGGCTTATGGAGTGGAGGGAGCTGCCATTGCTACTACATTAGGGAGATCAATAGGTGTGCTTTATCAGGTGTATCACCTGATGAATAGGCGAGGTATTATCAAGATTGGTTGGGCCAATGTGGTGATCAGGTTCAAAACCGTAGTGGAGCTCCTGAAGATTTCACTAGGCGGAATGGGCCAGTTTCTGATTGAGTCTGCCAGTTGGATTTTCCTGGTGAAGGTAATGTCCTTATTTGGTGCCGAGGCGCTGGCGGGATACACCATTGCCTTTAGGGTGATTGTATTTACCATTCTACCTTCATGGGGTATGTCCAATGCTGCAGCAACTCTGGTGGGGCAAAACCTCGGAGCTTCAGCTCCCGATAGGGCTGAGGAGTCTGTGTGGAAGACGGCTTTTTATAATATGATCTTCCTGGGGTTAGTGTCTGTGGTGTTCTATTTGGCTGCAGAGCCCATAATAGGCATTTTCACCGTGCAGCCGGGAGTAGTAAAGATTGCCGTATCCGCTTTGCAGATCATCTGCTTTGGGTATGTGTTTTTTGCTTACGGTATGGTGATAAGCCAGGCGTTTAACGGCGCTGGGGATACCAGAACCCCTTTGATTGTCAATTTCTTTGTCTTTTGGGTGATACAAATCCCGCTGGCCTATTGGCTATCAGTGTATCTGGACTGGCAGGCAAATGGAGTCTTTTTTACCATTGCATTTTGCCACTCTTTGCAGGCAGTCATCAGCATCCTGCTCTTTCGCAGGGGCAAGTGGAAAACCATGATGGTTTAG
- a CDS encoding M3 family metallopeptidase, translating into MSNPFLSAYNTPFEVPPFHLIRNEHYMPALKQAITEAREEIQNIAESTDPATFENTIEALEKSGALMERVTSVLFNLNSAETNDELQGVAREASPLLSEFDNEVKQNTRLWERIKTVFENREHLSLDGEQSMLLDKTYKGFVRSGADLDGAKKERYKEISIELSRLSLQFGENLLAETNDFLYLVESKDDLAGLPKDVISRAASTAKQKGHEGKWAFTLQAPSYMPVMEYADNRSLREKLYRAYMCKALKGNERDNQEIVLQLSKLRAEKAQLLGYGTYAEYVLEERMAESPARVEDFLNDLMTRALPKAKEEVEELRAFMQELGADHELQRWDWAYYSEKLRKKKYDLDDELTKPYFKLENVISGVFQTAERLFDISFRRNEEIPVYHPDVQAYEVLDGKGTVVAIFFADFFPRDGKRGGAWMTSYRDQKKVGGEKVIPHVSIVCNFTPSSEDVPSLLKFDEVTTLFHEFGHALHGMLADTRYASLSGTHVYWDFVELPSQILENWCYEKECLDLFAKHFENGELIPAEYVKRLKKSATYHEAYATVRQLSFAALDMNWHNIPFEKAGTLADVRAVENEAFASTDLFPPVPNTNMSVQFGHIFAGGYAAGYYSYKWAEVLDADAFSVFQEKGVFDKATALSFKENILSRGGTEHPMTLYKKFRGKAPAPDALLKRAGLG; encoded by the coding sequence ATGAGTAATCCTTTTTTATCTGCATACAACACCCCTTTTGAAGTCCCGCCTTTTCATTTGATCAGGAATGAACACTATATGCCTGCCCTGAAACAGGCCATTACTGAAGCCCGTGAGGAAATTCAAAACATTGCCGAATCTACTGATCCAGCCACTTTTGAAAACACCATAGAAGCGCTGGAAAAGTCCGGAGCTCTTATGGAGCGGGTTACTTCCGTTCTGTTCAATTTGAACTCCGCTGAAACCAATGACGAGCTGCAAGGGGTAGCTCGTGAAGCCTCACCCTTGTTGTCAGAGTTTGATAATGAAGTGAAACAAAACACCCGCTTATGGGAGCGGATTAAGACGGTTTTCGAAAACCGTGAGCACCTGTCGCTCGACGGAGAACAATCGATGCTGCTGGACAAAACCTATAAAGGTTTTGTGAGAAGTGGCGCCGACCTGGATGGGGCTAAAAAAGAACGTTACAAGGAGATTTCTATCGAGCTTTCCAGGCTTTCACTTCAGTTTGGTGAAAACCTGCTGGCTGAGACCAATGATTTCCTGTATTTGGTGGAGAGTAAGGACGATTTGGCCGGCTTACCAAAGGATGTCATCAGCAGAGCTGCCAGCACGGCAAAACAGAAAGGACATGAAGGGAAATGGGCCTTTACGCTTCAGGCGCCCAGCTACATGCCGGTGATGGAATACGCCGACAACCGATCACTCCGGGAGAAGCTTTACAGGGCCTATATGTGCAAAGCCCTGAAAGGAAATGAACGGGATAATCAGGAGATCGTACTGCAGCTGTCCAAGCTGAGGGCTGAGAAGGCACAGTTGCTCGGGTACGGTACCTATGCTGAGTATGTACTGGAGGAACGAATGGCTGAATCTCCTGCCAGAGTTGAGGATTTCTTAAATGACCTGATGACGCGCGCGCTCCCCAAAGCAAAGGAGGAAGTGGAGGAGCTGCGTGCTTTCATGCAAGAGTTGGGTGCTGATCATGAACTTCAGCGATGGGATTGGGCTTACTACTCAGAGAAGCTCAGAAAGAAGAAGTATGATCTGGACGATGAACTCACCAAGCCCTATTTTAAATTAGAAAATGTGATCTCCGGAGTTTTTCAAACCGCAGAAAGGCTTTTTGATATTTCTTTCCGAAGAAACGAAGAAATCCCGGTGTATCACCCTGATGTTCAGGCTTATGAAGTGTTAGATGGCAAGGGGACCGTCGTTGCGATCTTCTTTGCAGATTTTTTCCCGAGGGATGGTAAACGTGGAGGCGCATGGATGACCTCTTACCGGGATCAGAAGAAAGTAGGAGGGGAGAAGGTGATTCCGCATGTATCTATCGTGTGCAATTTCACGCCTTCCTCAGAGGATGTGCCTTCCTTGCTCAAGTTTGATGAGGTCACCACCCTCTTTCATGAGTTTGGACATGCGCTGCATGGTATGCTGGCAGATACTCGCTATGCCAGTTTATCAGGCACTCACGTATACTGGGATTTTGTGGAGTTGCCTTCACAGATTTTGGAAAACTGGTGTTATGAAAAAGAGTGTCTGGATCTGTTTGCCAAGCATTTTGAAAATGGAGAGCTGATACCAGCAGAATATGTGAAAAGACTGAAGAAGAGTGCTACATACCATGAAGCGTATGCCACAGTGAGGCAGTTGAGTTTTGCCGCATTGGATATGAACTGGCATAACATTCCCTTTGAAAAGGCAGGGACGCTGGCTGATGTACGGGCAGTGGAGAACGAAGCGTTTGCTTCAACCGATTTGTTTCCGCCAGTGCCAAACACCAATATGAGTGTGCAGTTTGGGCACATTTTCGCAGGAGGATATGCGGCCGGATACTATAGCTACAAATGGGCAGAGGTTTTGGATGCAGATGCCTTTTCCGTTTTTCAGGAGAAGGGCGTGTTTGATAAGGCTACGGCACTATCATTCAAAGAAAACATCCTTAGCAGGGGTGGTACCGAACACCCGATGACTCTTTATAAGAAATTTAGAGGGAAAGCTCCTGCACCCGATGCGCTCCTGAAGCGCGCAGGATTGGGTTAA
- a CDS encoding mechanosensitive ion channel family protein has translation MSKQLLFVGLCFISFWGFSQDSLYVDLSSPYAAVRTHLYYLQEDHYNENLAAVPFGLSGIKKEDAIESAIKLKQIWDGEGTYINMDELPRNPNYRDSTRNRAQYVISKDRPEIFLEKQGNQWMYSKSSIGSIDELHDEVFPFGTDKLLELLPKMGTRKIMGLYLYQYLGMLILALLCVVIHKIFTFLFEQLITRMLLNAGYERLADRFLLPVARPISIFVVILLLRVFLPVLQFPPDVAHWSMLILRALLPLFGTIVFYRLVDILAMYLENLARRTESTLDDQLVPLLRKTLKTFVVGVGTLFILQNLDIPIIPLLTGLSIGGLAFALAAQDTIKNFFGSLMIFIDRPFQIGDWITSGEIDGSVEEVGFRSSRIRTFRNSLMYVPNGKLADSTIDNHGMRQYRRFYTQIAVTYDTPPELIETFVKGLRKIVENHPDTRKDYYNIYFNDMATFSLNIMFYIFFEVPDWPAELKARHEVLIEIIKLGKKLGVNFAFPTQTLQMEKFPGQQSLSPSYAGTAELEARMNDHFNTPKN, from the coding sequence ATGAGCAAACAACTGCTTTTTGTTGGACTTTGTTTCATCTCCTTTTGGGGGTTTTCTCAGGACTCGCTTTATGTGGATTTATCCTCTCCATATGCCGCAGTGAGAACTCACCTTTATTACTTACAGGAGGATCATTACAATGAAAACCTGGCGGCAGTTCCTTTTGGCCTTTCAGGTATCAAAAAAGAAGATGCTATTGAGAGTGCCATCAAGCTGAAGCAAATCTGGGACGGAGAAGGTACTTACATCAACATGGATGAGTTGCCGAGAAACCCTAACTACCGGGATAGTACAAGAAACAGGGCTCAATATGTGATTAGTAAAGATCGTCCAGAGATTTTCCTCGAGAAGCAGGGCAATCAATGGATGTATTCCAAATCCTCCATTGGCTCAATAGACGAACTTCACGATGAAGTGTTCCCGTTTGGCACGGATAAGCTACTGGAACTACTCCCCAAAATGGGTACCCGCAAGATCATGGGCCTGTACCTGTATCAGTATCTGGGTATGCTCATTCTTGCCTTGCTTTGTGTCGTCATTCACAAAATATTTACGTTTCTCTTTGAGCAACTCATTACCCGCATGCTACTAAATGCAGGGTACGAACGTCTGGCTGATCGCTTCTTACTTCCCGTGGCCAGACCAATCAGTATTTTTGTGGTCATTCTGCTACTCCGGGTCTTCTTGCCTGTATTGCAGTTTCCGCCAGATGTGGCTCACTGGTCCATGCTCATCCTTAGGGCGCTACTGCCCCTTTTTGGTACCATTGTGTTTTACAGGCTGGTGGATATACTGGCCATGTACCTGGAAAATCTGGCACGTCGGACCGAAAGCACTCTGGACGACCAGCTCGTTCCATTGCTCAGAAAGACCCTCAAAACCTTCGTAGTGGGGGTGGGTACGCTTTTCATCCTTCAAAACCTGGATATTCCGATCATCCCGCTACTTACCGGGCTCTCCATTGGTGGACTGGCCTTTGCCCTGGCTGCCCAGGATACCATCAAAAATTTCTTCGGGTCGCTGATGATCTTCATCGACCGGCCCTTCCAGATTGGTGACTGGATCACCTCGGGCGAAATAGATGGTAGCGTAGAAGAAGTGGGTTTCAGGTCTTCCAGAATCCGTACTTTTAGAAACTCGCTGATGTACGTGCCGAACGGCAAACTGGCCGACAGCACCATAGATAATCATGGCATGCGCCAATATCGCCGCTTTTACACCCAGATAGCGGTGACCTACGACACCCCTCCCGAACTGATAGAAACCTTTGTGAAAGGCCTGAGAAAGATTGTAGAAAATCATCCGGACACCCGAAAAGACTACTACAATATCTATTTCAACGACATGGCCACTTTCTCTCTCAATATCATGTTTTATATCTTCTTTGAGGTTCCGGACTGGCCAGCGGAGTTGAAGGCCCGACATGAAGTGCTCATCGAGATCATTAAACTGGGTAAAAAGCTTGGTGTCAATTTCGCTTTCCCCACACAAACCCTGCAGATGGAAAAATTTCCCGGACAGCAGTCACTGTCACCTTCCTATGCCGGCACGGCAGAACTGGAAGCCAGAATGAATGATCATTTCAATACACCTAAAAATTAA
- a CDS encoding zinc-binding dehydrogenase, with protein sequence MRVFALVKNGAADEAFELREQATPTPKSGELLIESEGFGLNFADVMARLGIYRDCPPLPAVIGYENVGRIKAIGAGVEGFEIGERVLAFTRFGGYADHVISPAMAVAKIPERFSVGEATALATQYITAYFAAEETVSLYRGDHVLIHAAAGGVGTALVQLLKRKGCVIFGTAGSEEKMEYLRELGVDYPINYREVNYQTEVEKLGFGRKLDATFNPIGGDYVKKDFKLLGPGGRLVLYGASKMTEARGNIIKMLKLLFGFGWWSPIGFVTKSTALIGINMLRIADHKPEAFQRSLRAVIDLAESGAIKPTVGKEYPYTQLSDAHAYLEGRKSIGKVAVKW encoded by the coding sequence ATGAGAGTCTTTGCCCTTGTCAAAAACGGAGCTGCAGATGAAGCCTTTGAACTCCGCGAACAGGCCACGCCTACACCCAAGAGTGGTGAATTGCTTATTGAATCTGAGGGCTTCGGTCTCAACTTTGCTGATGTCATGGCCCGGCTGGGTATTTACCGGGACTGCCCACCGCTTCCGGCGGTCATAGGCTATGAAAATGTAGGACGCATCAAAGCCATCGGTGCCGGAGTAGAGGGGTTTGAAATAGGCGAGCGAGTGTTGGCATTCACGAGGTTTGGTGGGTACGCAGATCATGTGATCTCTCCTGCCATGGCTGTAGCCAAAATACCTGAACGCTTCAGTGTGGGAGAAGCCACCGCCCTGGCCACACAGTACATCACTGCTTACTTTGCGGCTGAAGAGACTGTGAGCCTTTACAGGGGTGATCATGTACTCATACATGCCGCCGCAGGGGGAGTGGGCACGGCCCTTGTCCAGCTATTGAAAAGAAAGGGTTGTGTGATCTTTGGCACCGCCGGTTCTGAAGAAAAGATGGAATACCTCCGTGAACTTGGAGTGGACTACCCCATCAACTACCGCGAAGTGAACTATCAGACCGAAGTAGAAAAACTTGGTTTCGGACGAAAATTAGACGCTACCTTCAATCCCATTGGCGGAGACTATGTGAAAAAAGACTTTAAACTGCTGGGGCCGGGAGGACGACTCGTACTCTATGGAGCCTCCAAAATGACAGAAGCCAGAGGTAATATCATCAAAATGCTCAAACTGCTTTTCGGATTTGGGTGGTGGAGTCCAATCGGATTTGTGACTAAATCTACTGCACTTATTGGCATCAATATGCTCCGCATTGCTGACCACAAACCTGAAGCCTTTCAGCGCTCTTTGCGGGCGGTCATTGACCTGGCAGAATCTGGTGCCATTAAACCCACAGTAGGCAAAGAGTACCCCTACACTCAGCTCTCAGATGCTCATGCCTACCTGGAAGGCAGAAAATCCATTGGTAAGGTGGCTGTGAAGTGGTAA